Proteins found in one Planctomycetes bacterium MalM25 genomic segment:
- the rfbE gene encoding CDP-paratose 2-epimerase — MSVAIVTGSAGLIGSEAAAYFADKGMDVVGVDNDMRREFFGDEASTKWNRERLQERLGGRYTHADLDIRDDAAIDALFETYGDQIKLIVHTAAQPSHDWAARAPKIDFGVNANGTLNLLEATRQFCPEAVFIFTSTNKVYGDTPNRLPLVEQEKRWEIDPSHTYAGGIREDMSIDSCMHSLFGASKVAADVLVQEYGRYFDMPTACFRGGCLTGPSHSGTQLHGFLAYLMRCAATGTPYTVFGYKGKQVRDNIHSSDLIRAFDAFLQNPRCSAVYNIGGGRHSNCSMLEAIDECQRITGHEMDTTYQEANRAGDHIWWIGDLARFQADYPEWKLEYDVPAILREIYEANAERWLETVSV; from the coding sequence ATGAGCGTCGCGATAGTTACAGGCTCGGCCGGTCTGATCGGCTCGGAAGCCGCCGCCTACTTTGCCGACAAGGGCATGGACGTGGTCGGCGTGGACAACGATATGCGCCGCGAGTTCTTCGGCGACGAGGCCTCGACGAAGTGGAACCGCGAGCGGCTCCAGGAGCGGCTCGGCGGGCGCTATACACACGCCGACCTCGACATCCGCGATGACGCGGCGATCGACGCCCTGTTCGAGACCTACGGCGACCAGATCAAGCTGATCGTCCACACCGCGGCGCAGCCGTCGCACGACTGGGCCGCCCGCGCGCCGAAGATCGACTTCGGCGTGAACGCCAACGGCACGCTGAACCTGCTGGAAGCGACCCGCCAGTTCTGCCCCGAGGCGGTCTTCATCTTCACCAGCACCAACAAGGTGTACGGCGACACGCCCAACCGCCTGCCGCTGGTCGAGCAGGAGAAGCGTTGGGAGATCGATCCGTCGCACACGTACGCGGGCGGCATCCGCGAGGACATGTCGATCGACTCGTGCATGCACAGCCTGTTCGGCGCCTCGAAGGTGGCGGCCGACGTGCTCGTGCAGGAGTACGGCCGCTACTTCGACATGCCGACCGCCTGCTTCCGCGGCGGCTGCCTCACCGGCCCGAGCCACTCGGGCACGCAGCTGCACGGCTTCCTCGCCTACCTGATGCGCTGCGCCGCGACCGGCACGCCCTACACCGTGTTCGGCTATAAGGGGAAGCAGGTCCGCGACAACATCCACTCCAGCGACCTGATCCGGGCGTTCGACGCGTTCTTGCAGAACCCGCGCTGCTCGGCCGTCTACAACATCGGCGGCGGCCGGCACAGCAACTGCTCGATGCTCGAGGCGATCGACGAGTGTCAACGGATCACTGGCCACGAGATGGACACGACCTATCAAGAGGCGAACCGCGCGGGCGACCACATCTGGTGGATCGGCGACCTCGCGCGGTTCCAGGCCGACTACCCCGAGTGGAAGCTCGAATACGACGTGCCGGCGATCCTCCGCGAGATCTACGAGGCGAACGCCGAACGCTGGTTGGAGACCGTGTCCGTTTGA
- the wecG gene encoding UDP-N-acetyl-D-mannosaminuronic acid transferase: protein MIDEGKHNILGVRINAVDYDGAIQRVMHAAKAGEPLSVSALAVHGLMTGALDPTHKYRLNRFDLLCPDGQPVRWALGWLHGKRLPDRVYGPNLMLKLCERAAQDGTPIFLFGGSEELLGKLSESLLDNFPGLVIAGTRASLFRTASEAERQEIIDEVRASGARITFVGLGCPRQEVFAYEMRDDLGMPLLAVGAAFNFHAGLLDQAPQWMQDRGLEWFYRFTKEPRRLFHRYMVLNPMYLGMLGLQLTGLKRPEAEGERPSGRVCYG, encoded by the coding sequence ATGATCGACGAAGGCAAGCACAACATCCTCGGCGTCCGGATCAACGCGGTCGATTACGACGGCGCGATCCAGCGCGTCATGCACGCCGCCAAAGCGGGCGAGCCGTTGTCGGTCTCGGCACTCGCGGTGCACGGGCTGATGACCGGCGCGCTCGACCCGACGCACAAGTACCGATTGAACCGGTTCGACCTGCTCTGCCCCGACGGCCAGCCCGTCCGCTGGGCGCTCGGCTGGCTGCACGGCAAACGCTTGCCCGATCGGGTCTACGGCCCGAACCTGATGCTCAAGCTGTGCGAACGCGCCGCCCAGGACGGAACGCCGATCTTCCTGTTTGGCGGGAGCGAAGAGTTGCTCGGTAAGCTGAGCGAGAGCCTGCTCGATAACTTCCCCGGGCTGGTCATCGCCGGCACCCGGGCGTCGCTCTTCCGCACGGCGAGCGAAGCGGAACGCCAAGAGATCATCGACGAGGTCCGCGCCAGCGGCGCCCGGATCACGTTCGTCGGCCTCGGCTGCCCCCGCCAGGAGGTCTTTGCTTACGAGATGCGCGACGACCTCGGCATGCCGCTCCTCGCGGTCGGCGCCGCGTTCAACTTCCACGCCGGCCTGCTCGACCAGGCGCCGCAGTGGATGCAGGACCGCGGCCTGGAGTGGTTCTACCGATTTACGAAAGAGCCCCGCCGGCTCTTCCACCGATATATGGTCCTCAACCCAATGTACCTCGGGATGCTCGGCCTGCAACTGACCGGCCTGAAGCGACCCGAAGCCGAGGGCGAGCGGCCGAGCGGGAGGGTCTGCTACGGCTGA
- a CDS encoding Bacterial membrane flanked domain protein, with translation MSAENDPESPAPAAEASHPAPPRESPRDRFKQAAADRQGDDHEDEETLWTGSYSHLGMIGTWIGGAVATVAAIVIGLLISLSGTAWLWLIGAIGLMWLGLAALYGYRRLSVHYTLTTQRLLTEMGILWRTMDRVELIDVDDVIYRQGPVDRLLGVGTIVVTSSDRTTPELDLPGIENVREVADAIDDARRKERRSRGLHIEAV, from the coding sequence ATGTCCGCCGAGAACGATCCCGAATCGCCCGCCCCAGCCGCCGAGGCCTCCCACCCGGCGCCGCCCCGAGAGTCACCGCGCGACCGCTTCAAGCAGGCCGCCGCCGACCGCCAGGGGGACGATCACGAGGACGAGGAGACCCTCTGGACGGGCAGCTACTCACACCTGGGGATGATCGGCACGTGGATCGGCGGCGCCGTGGCGACCGTCGCCGCGATCGTCATCGGCCTGCTGATCAGCCTCTCCGGGACGGCTTGGCTGTGGCTCATCGGCGCGATCGGCCTGATGTGGCTCGGCCTCGCCGCGCTGTACGGCTACCGCCGGCTGAGCGTCCACTACACGCTCACCACGCAGCGGCTGCTCACGGAGATGGGCATCCTCTGGCGGACGATGGACCGCGTCGAGCTGATCGACGTCGACGACGTCATCTACCGCCAGGGCCCGGTCGATCGGCTGCTGGGCGTGGGGACGATCGTCGTCACCTCCAGCGACCGCACGACCCCCGAGCTCGACCTGCCGGGCATCGAGAACGTCCGAGAGGTCGCCGACGCGATCGACGACGCCCGGCGGAAGGAGCGGCGCAGCCGCGGGTTGCACATTGAGGCGGTGTGA
- the nrdR gene encoding Transcriptional repressor NrdR gives MRCPYCRKDNDRVIDSRASQDGAAIRRRRECVSCDRRYTTYERPEETTIKVVKKDGSRAPFDREKIQKGLERACWKRPISTRQIETTVDAIENDVYQGFETEIESAELGQLVMEHLRELDQVAFVRFASVYREFKDAHDFVEELRPILEAAPRKTPR, from the coding sequence ATGAGGTGTCCTTATTGCCGAAAAGACAACGACCGGGTGATCGACTCCCGGGCGAGCCAAGACGGGGCGGCGATCCGCCGGAGGCGGGAGTGTGTCTCCTGCGACCGGCGGTACACGACTTACGAACGCCCCGAAGAGACGACCATCAAGGTCGTCAAGAAGGACGGCTCGCGGGCCCCGTTCGACCGGGAGAAGATCCAGAAGGGCCTCGAACGGGCGTGCTGGAAGCGTCCGATCTCAACCCGCCAGATCGAGACGACCGTCGACGCCATCGAGAACGACGTCTACCAGGGCTTCGAGACTGAGATCGAATCGGCCGAGCTGGGCCAGCTGGTGATGGAGCACCTGCGGGAGCTCGACCAGGTGGCCTTCGTCCGCTTCGCCAGCGTCTACCGCGAGTTCAAGGACGCCCACGACTTCGTCGAGGAGCTGCGTCCGATCCTCGAAGCGGCCCCGCGGAAGACGCCACGTTAG
- a CDS encoding Calcineurin-like phosphoesterase, with amino-acid sequence MKAWLSAALPLASLAAILLSGRASRANESFSIVALPDTQNYVNNFNNAALFAQQTQWIADQVQTAGNPRNLQFVTHLGDVVSNGDELIQMLRADTAMDTLDGVIPYGVLPGNHDYASTGSKTTGTDLYVEYFGPDRFADKSWYGGADPSGNNSYQRFSAGGYDFIHMSLEWQPTVNAPFREISPVDWAQSVLDANPDTPFILSTHEHIDDSPAGRSGSGEALWNELIRTNDQVFMVLNGHYHSVGGSNDGEYHQTSLNDADRPVFEVLQDYQDYPNGGDGWLRLIEFDIPENKIRFETYSPVLDQFQTETVQDVGAFASQFDFDIDFAGRLAPIDIPDPPFDPGDQPTFVFQQGRDNYAGTLDKELRSSGGDSTNGGAFEISVDGDDGSPGQQPNQALIGFDDLVGVTVGEMPAGAQIDKATIRLEVTNQGSGFTVHEMLVGWDEGDTWQSFGAGVQANDVEAKADATATVGANNSSSNVPVGSLEIDVTTTIQAILDGELINNGWLLTPFPDGTNGLDFFTSEFEGVDLRPSLEVFTLPGDYNLDGIVDEVDYQVWRSAYGTTGFSLADGNRNGEVDAADYAIWRDGLESIATTGVPECPACLSCLCLAVMMFTKRP; translated from the coding sequence ATGAAAGCCTGGCTATCGGCAGCTCTGCCCCTCGCCTCACTCGCGGCAATCCTTCTAAGTGGGAGAGCGTCCCGCGCTAACGAATCTTTCTCGATCGTCGCGCTGCCGGACACGCAGAACTACGTCAACAATTTCAACAACGCCGCGTTGTTTGCGCAGCAAACGCAGTGGATCGCGGATCAGGTGCAGACCGCGGGCAACCCGCGCAACCTGCAGTTCGTCACGCATCTGGGCGACGTCGTCAGCAACGGCGACGAGCTGATCCAGATGCTCCGGGCCGACACCGCTATGGACACGCTGGACGGGGTCATCCCCTACGGCGTCCTGCCGGGGAATCACGACTACGCATCAACCGGCAGCAAGACGACCGGCACGGACTTGTACGTTGAGTACTTCGGCCCGGACCGCTTCGCCGATAAGAGTTGGTACGGCGGGGCGGACCCGAGCGGCAACAACAGCTATCAACGATTCTCGGCCGGAGGCTACGACTTCATCCACATGTCGCTGGAGTGGCAGCCAACCGTGAACGCTCCTTTCCGCGAGATCTCTCCGGTCGATTGGGCGCAATCGGTCCTCGACGCCAACCCCGACACGCCGTTCATCCTGAGCACACACGAGCACATCGACGACAGCCCCGCCGGACGCAGCGGATCGGGCGAAGCGCTCTGGAACGAGCTGATTCGGACCAACGACCAGGTCTTCATGGTCTTGAACGGTCACTACCACAGTGTGGGAGGCTCCAACGATGGTGAGTACCATCAGACCAGCTTGAACGACGCCGATCGCCCCGTCTTCGAGGTGCTCCAAGATTACCAGGACTATCCCAACGGGGGTGACGGCTGGCTGCGGCTCATCGAGTTCGACATCCCGGAAAACAAGATACGTTTCGAGACCTACTCTCCCGTGCTCGACCAGTTTCAGACCGAAACCGTGCAGGACGTTGGGGCGTTCGCCAGTCAGTTCGATTTTGACATCGACTTCGCTGGTCGTTTGGCTCCGATCGACATCCCGGATCCCCCCTTCGACCCGGGAGATCAGCCGACGTTTGTCTTCCAGCAAGGCCGCGATAATTATGCCGGCACGCTCGATAAGGAACTCCGTTCGAGCGGTGGCGACTCCACCAATGGCGGCGCATTCGAGATCAGCGTCGATGGTGACGATGGCTCTCCCGGCCAGCAACCGAATCAGGCGCTGATTGGATTCGACGATCTGGTCGGCGTCACGGTCGGCGAGATGCCGGCGGGCGCTCAGATCGATAAAGCCACGATTCGGCTAGAAGTGACCAACCAAGGCAGCGGTTTCACGGTCCATGAGATGCTCGTCGGCTGGGACGAGGGCGATACCTGGCAGTCGTTCGGCGCCGGCGTGCAGGCGAACGACGTGGAAGCCAAAGCGGATGCCACTGCAACAGTCGGCGCCAACAACAGCTCATCGAACGTGCCGGTCGGCTCACTGGAGATCGATGTCACCACGACGATCCAAGCGATCCTAGATGGTGAGCTGATCAACAACGGCTGGCTGCTAACCCCGTTTCCGGACGGCACGAACGGCCTGGATTTCTTCACGAGCGAGTTCGAGGGCGTCGATCTGCGCCCGTCGCTCGAAGTGTTTACCCTGCCAGGCGATTACAACCTCGACGGCATCGTCGATGAAGTCGACTACCAGGTATGGCGAAGCGCCTACGGGACAACCGGCTTCTCGCTGGCGGATGGCAACCGCAACGGAGAAGTTGACGCCGCCGACTACGCCATCTGGCGCGACGGACTAGAAAGCATAGCCACAACAGGCGTGCCTGAATGCCCCGCATGCTTAAGCTGTCTCTGCCTTGCGGTGATGATGTTTACGAAGCGTCCCTAG
- the phoA_1 gene encoding Alkaline phosphatase precursor, translating into MLDSLRIRYSSAARCFILFTSVAVLPCHAAELARGPYLQLATPSSTTVVWRANEAMNPVVRYGESPDRLDRSVQQGAIVMKVSTDLAAETPAPFDETKILFDEPAATGRLRKTGDRDPSTAPRTRQFEAKIEGLQPATRYYYAIENDGDRLAGGDERHHFETLPAADALTDLRLWVVGDSGTGGVDQRRVFEAMNDYCLTDERRPDAFIHVGDMAYGDGADSEFQHNFFEVYQSLLRNTVCWPALGNHEGHTSRGVSQFGPYFDAYVVPTAAEAGGVASGTEAYYSFDIGRVHFICLDSHDLDRTPDGAMAEWLVADLEETKAEWLIAFWHHPPYTKGSHDSDRERQLIEMRTYLMPLLESGGVDLVLSGHSHIYERSMLIDGAYATPTTAEGVVLDDGDGHPEGDGPYRKSFGLTPHNGTVAIVTGHGGAGVSRKGTMPVMREIIVDHGSLLVDLRGETLTGTMIDKRGAERDVFRIVKRGEVDHEPIVEPWQPFHDPNQITETPIVWSEREAGSPPPDWTTILGRSDQMRVELREGTPYYQVAIRPKNQPLLAVYDGFEDRVSELQAWVEPVGEGQTAVGLVLAWQDAKNYASFTIDAPQGKALFSLVRDGRRRVISERKIELVPNRPVKIELEPVQRIVEIQINDELEYTVNLEKGLASGRVGVESLGGSVNVAGVTIERMR; encoded by the coding sequence ATGCTTGACTCCCTCCGCATCCGGTACAGCAGCGCTGCTCGCTGCTTCATCCTGTTCACATCGGTCGCCGTGTTGCCGTGCCATGCCGCCGAGCTTGCTCGGGGTCCCTACTTGCAACTCGCCACCCCCTCATCGACCACCGTCGTTTGGAGAGCCAACGAGGCGATGAATCCGGTGGTCCGATATGGCGAAAGCCCAGACCGGCTCGACCGGAGCGTCCAGCAGGGCGCGATCGTGATGAAGGTCTCGACCGATCTGGCGGCCGAGACCCCGGCGCCTTTCGATGAAACCAAGATCCTCTTCGACGAACCGGCCGCGACGGGACGGCTAAGAAAAACGGGGGATCGAGACCCCTCGACGGCGCCCAGAACGCGGCAGTTTGAGGCGAAAATCGAGGGGCTCCAGCCCGCAACGCGGTACTACTACGCGATCGAGAATGACGGCGATCGCCTCGCCGGCGGAGACGAGCGGCACCACTTCGAGACGCTGCCAGCGGCCGACGCCCTCACGGATCTACGGCTCTGGGTTGTCGGTGACTCGGGCACCGGCGGGGTGGATCAACGCCGTGTGTTCGAGGCGATGAACGACTACTGCCTGACTGACGAACGCCGTCCGGACGCGTTCATCCATGTCGGCGACATGGCTTACGGAGATGGCGCCGACAGCGAGTTCCAGCACAACTTCTTCGAGGTGTACCAGTCGCTACTGCGCAACACCGTTTGCTGGCCGGCGCTCGGCAATCATGAAGGGCACACCTCACGGGGCGTGTCTCAGTTCGGCCCCTACTTCGATGCGTACGTCGTGCCGACCGCGGCCGAAGCGGGCGGGGTCGCCTCGGGCACCGAGGCGTACTACTCCTTCGATATCGGCCGAGTGCACTTTATCTGCCTCGACTCGCACGACCTCGACCGCACCCCCGACGGCGCGATGGCCGAGTGGTTGGTCGCCGACTTGGAAGAGACAAAAGCCGAGTGGTTGATCGCCTTCTGGCACCACCCGCCCTACACGAAAGGATCGCACGACAGCGATCGCGAACGCCAGCTGATCGAGATGAGAACCTACTTGATGCCGCTTCTCGAGTCGGGTGGCGTGGACCTCGTTCTCTCGGGGCACTCGCACATCTACGAGCGGAGTATGCTAATCGACGGCGCTTACGCGACGCCCACGACCGCTGAGGGCGTCGTCCTCGACGATGGCGATGGGCATCCCGAAGGGGACGGCCCCTACCGCAAGAGCTTCGGATTAACTCCCCACAACGGAACCGTGGCGATCGTCACGGGCCACGGCGGCGCCGGCGTGAGTCGCAAGGGGACCATGCCGGTCATGCGCGAGATCATCGTTGATCACGGCTCGCTCCTTGTTGACCTGCGTGGCGAGACCCTGACCGGCACGATGATCGACAAACGGGGCGCCGAGCGAGACGTCTTCCGGATCGTCAAGCGGGGCGAGGTCGATCACGAACCGATCGTTGAGCCGTGGCAGCCGTTCCACGACCCGAACCAGATCACCGAAACGCCCATCGTCTGGAGCGAGCGCGAAGCCGGTTCTCCCCCGCCCGACTGGACAACGATCCTGGGGCGTAGCGACCAGATGCGGGTCGAACTCCGTGAGGGAACGCCCTACTACCAGGTGGCCATCCGCCCTAAGAACCAACCGCTCCTCGCGGTCTATGATGGATTCGAAGACCGGGTGAGTGAGTTGCAGGCTTGGGTTGAGCCGGTGGGCGAAGGGCAGACGGCGGTCGGCCTAGTCCTCGCTTGGCAAGACGCTAAGAACTATGCGTCGTTCACGATCGATGCTCCCCAGGGCAAGGCGTTGTTCTCGCTTGTGCGTGACGGGCGGCGGCGTGTGATCTCGGAGCGGAAGATCGAGCTCGTTCCCAACCGCCCTGTGAAGATCGAGTTAGAGCCGGTCCAGCGGATTGTCGAGATCCAGATCAACGACGAGTTGGAATACACCGTGAACCTTGAGAAGGGGCTGGCTTCGGGGCGCGTCGGGGTTGAGTCGCTTGGTGGATCGGTCAACGTGGCAGGCGTCACGATCGAGAGGATGCGTTGA
- the pilE_1 gene encoding Fimbrial protein precursor, whose product MIASTMPAKQPGRSVAGFTLVELLVVIAIIGILVALLLPAVQAAREAARRSQCQSNVKNNALAVIQYVDVKGEYPIGVRGGNPRKGRVVPGDEDAAGPSVGFCDVGIGWIPYTLPYLEEQVLYDRVFDRTGIPGDEIFPFPNMLFFGPIVINEPVWRGGDVKLPTYRCPSSQLPDLAEGCRPIQTNGYATSDYKGSGGTTDNGIFYHTCDNVRSRMRVLGKNPDTTPANSVSPIAVKPANVTDGLSKTIMIGESAYYTIENGSSPSGPANEDWPIWMGAVGSDENTIFKTHPRDGNGQPDAPINCDIGSKTFDNFKRGTFAGESVLETTGRVSDDDCAFSWHAGGAMFAFCDGSVHFLLEDIDDLVYQNLGSRYDGNVIDGDAY is encoded by the coding sequence ATGATCGCAAGCACCATGCCCGCCAAGCAACCGGGCCGCTCAGTCGCTGGTTTCACTTTGGTGGAGTTGCTTGTCGTCATCGCAATCATTGGCATCCTCGTCGCGCTGCTCTTGCCCGCCGTCCAAGCGGCGCGCGAAGCAGCGCGACGAAGCCAATGCCAGAGCAACGTGAAGAACAACGCCTTGGCCGTTATCCAGTATGTGGATGTTAAAGGGGAGTACCCCATAGGCGTGCGTGGGGGGAATCCTCGCAAAGGCCGGGTGGTCCCAGGCGATGAGGATGCGGCCGGACCATCGGTTGGCTTCTGCGATGTGGGTATCGGCTGGATTCCCTACACGCTGCCTTACCTCGAGGAGCAAGTTCTCTACGACCGCGTTTTCGATCGCACAGGCATCCCCGGCGACGAGATATTTCCGTTCCCAAACATGCTCTTCTTTGGGCCGATCGTCATCAACGAGCCGGTCTGGCGAGGTGGCGACGTCAAGTTACCCACCTATCGTTGCCCCTCCTCGCAGCTGCCCGACCTTGCGGAAGGCTGCCGTCCCATCCAGACCAATGGGTACGCCACGTCGGACTACAAGGGTTCCGGCGGCACAACCGACAACGGCATCTTCTATCACACCTGCGACAACGTTCGATCTCGCATGAGGGTGCTGGGGAAAAACCCAGACACCACCCCAGCAAATAGCGTCAGTCCGATCGCCGTTAAGCCGGCCAACGTGACGGATGGTTTGAGCAAGACGATCATGATCGGCGAATCCGCCTACTACACGATCGAGAACGGAAGCAGCCCTTCGGGCCCCGCCAACGAGGATTGGCCAATTTGGATGGGCGCCGTCGGCAGCGATGAGAACACCATCTTTAAGACCCATCCGCGCGATGGAAATGGTCAGCCCGACGCGCCGATCAACTGCGATATTGGCAGCAAGACCTTCGACAACTTCAAACGCGGAACCTTCGCTGGCGAATCCGTCCTGGAGACTACCGGGCGTGTCAGCGACGACGATTGCGCTTTCAGTTGGCATGCCGGCGGAGCGATGTTCGCATTCTGCGACGGATCGGTTCACTTCCTGCTAGAGGACATTGACGATCTGGTCTACCAGAATCTGGGCAGCCGCTATGACGGCAACGTCATTGATGGCGACGCCTACTGA
- a CDS encoding putative subtilase-type serine protease precursor, whose amino-acid sequence MTPMSIPIDSHKSTLSFRGKGRVLLGLVLCLTTACAAASPPEVEGVTPRVVRRGDVGVLKISGEHLHHVDDLLFLREGLRLEGKRALGEETLEVTIAADEDCPLGEHGFWLVGPQGLSDLMTIQVGRFPVVSEEESNDSPDQAQSIELGVVVQGVVDEADSDCFRVKLKKGERLSAEVKAMRLGGAFLDAYLEISDAEGRVIASCDDTALTRQDPVVSIVAENDGDYVVQVREAAFGGDYESAYHLHIGSFCRSLVAYPAGGRPGESLAVSLLGDPRGERKAGIDLPAGSEAMHFHHPDDGEGGPASTPVRIRSADLRNVLESEPNNTFEQANQSGRGPFALNGVLETPGDEDLFQLEAEAGEVFDVAVYGARVGSPIDSVIEILDSGGEPIVQNDDGIVHDSTLRFLVPRTGRYTVRVSDHLGRGGATHVYRVEVTEPKPGLALTIPVLNPLKPQQGQTIAVPRGGRVARLIAARRRGFAGEIAVEAHGLPRGVRLSASPIPAGKHLTLLQFEAADDAPLIARPVDVLGRASAPSGPIEGRLTRRIGLVLGQPRQTVYHEIAVDRTPVVVTERAPFELIVDSPKALLARDGLVELPVKIRRAPGFTSSVTLTTPLLPDWVERSEDRVEIASGSDATLYPLTAGDRASVGEHEVGVIGTALVDGAPISLASEPFRLTLTEPHAKIAIEPAAAEQGEVVALACQIEWLHPPVGEAIARLRGLPKHSSAPEITVTASMKRFEFPVTVGDATPESIHDTLYVELAVPISGKPVRQFLGRHGTLEVVPRGGAARETASRLEVLQRTVRLSPKSGAPTDSTSPIR is encoded by the coding sequence ATGACGCCAATGAGCATCCCCATCGATTCGCACAAGAGCACGCTGAGCTTCCGGGGCAAGGGACGGGTTCTACTCGGCCTGGTTCTCTGCCTGACGACTGCGTGCGCCGCCGCCTCGCCTCCCGAGGTGGAGGGCGTCACACCTCGCGTCGTGCGCCGGGGCGACGTGGGGGTTCTCAAGATAAGCGGTGAGCACCTGCACCACGTAGATGATCTGTTGTTCTTGCGAGAGGGTTTGCGGCTGGAGGGCAAGCGTGCTCTGGGCGAGGAGACCCTCGAAGTGACGATCGCCGCCGATGAGGACTGCCCGTTGGGCGAGCACGGGTTCTGGCTTGTCGGACCGCAAGGGCTGTCCGATCTGATGACGATCCAGGTCGGGCGTTTCCCCGTCGTCTCAGAAGAAGAGTCCAACGACTCACCCGACCAAGCCCAATCAATCGAGCTTGGCGTGGTTGTCCAGGGGGTCGTCGATGAGGCGGACTCCGACTGCTTCCGCGTGAAGCTGAAGAAGGGCGAGCGTCTCTCCGCGGAGGTGAAGGCGATGCGTCTGGGCGGGGCCTTCCTGGACGCCTACCTTGAGATCTCCGACGCGGAGGGCCGTGTCATCGCTTCCTGCGATGACACGGCGTTGACCAGGCAGGACCCGGTTGTCTCGATCGTCGCCGAGAACGATGGCGACTACGTCGTCCAGGTCCGAGAGGCAGCCTTCGGAGGTGACTACGAGTCGGCCTACCATCTGCATATTGGATCGTTCTGTCGGTCGCTCGTGGCCTACCCCGCCGGGGGGCGTCCGGGCGAATCGCTTGCGGTTTCGTTGCTAGGAGATCCGCGTGGCGAGCGGAAGGCGGGCATCGACCTTCCGGCCGGGTCCGAGGCGATGCACTTCCATCACCCCGACGACGGCGAGGGGGGACCGGCCTCGACGCCGGTCCGCATTCGTTCCGCTGATCTTAGAAACGTTTTAGAGAGCGAGCCGAATAACACATTCGAACAAGCTAACCAGTCGGGGCGTGGCCCCTTCGCACTGAACGGCGTTCTCGAGACTCCGGGCGATGAAGACTTATTCCAACTCGAAGCGGAAGCGGGTGAGGTGTTCGACGTAGCCGTTTATGGCGCTCGGGTCGGCTCTCCAATCGACTCGGTGATCGAGATTCTCGACTCCGGGGGCGAGCCAATCGTCCAGAACGACGACGGGATCGTGCACGATAGCACCCTCCGTTTTCTTGTTCCAAGAACGGGACGATACACCGTGCGGGTCTCGGACCACCTCGGTCGAGGAGGGGCGACGCACGTCTACCGTGTTGAGGTCACCGAGCCCAAACCGGGCCTCGCTCTAACGATCCCGGTTCTGAATCCCCTGAAACCCCAACAGGGACAGACTATTGCGGTCCCACGGGGCGGACGCGTCGCTAGGCTCATCGCCGCGAGGCGGCGAGGCTTTGCTGGGGAGATCGCCGTTGAGGCTCACGGCTTACCGCGTGGTGTGCGCCTGTCCGCGAGCCCAATCCCCGCAGGCAAGCACCTGACGCTGTTGCAGTTCGAGGCGGCGGACGACGCACCGCTCATCGCCAGGCCGGTCGATGTTTTGGGGCGTGCCTCCGCGCCGAGCGGCCCGATCGAGGGCCGGCTGACTCGTCGGATCGGGCTGGTTCTTGGACAGCCGCGGCAAACAGTTTATCACGAAATCGCGGTGGATCGTACGCCCGTGGTGGTGACTGAGCGGGCTCCCTTCGAGCTGATCGTCGATTCACCCAAAGCGCTGCTTGCACGGGATGGCCTCGTCGAGCTACCCGTCAAGATACGGCGGGCGCCGGGGTTCACAAGCTCGGTCACGCTGACGACGCCGCTGCTGCCGGATTGGGTCGAACGGAGCGAGGATCGCGTCGAGATCGCTTCTGGCTCCGACGCAACGCTCTACCCGCTTACCGCCGGCGACCGAGCTTCGGTGGGTGAGCATGAGGTGGGCGTGATCGGAACGGCCTTGGTGGACGGCGCTCCAATCTCGCTGGCGTCGGAGCCGTTTCGGCTCACGCTGACGGAGCCCCACGCCAAGATCGCGATCGAACCCGCCGCCGCCGAGCAGGGTGAGGTCGTCGCTCTGGCCTGCCAAATCGAGTGGCTTCACCCCCCTGTAGGCGAGGCCATCGCTCGGCTGCGTGGTCTACCGAAACACAGCTCGGCGCCAGAGATAACCGTAACCGCGTCGATGAAACGTTTCGAGTTCCCGGTCACCGTAGGCGACGCAACTCCCGAGTCGATCCACGACACGCTGTATGTCGAACTTGCCGTGCCGATCTCCGGCAAACCGGTTCGCCAGTTCCTCGGGCGTCATGGGACACTCGAGGTCGTACCGCGAGGCGGCGCCGCTCGCGAGACCGCCAGTCGGTTAGAGGTACTTCAGCGCACGGTGCGGTTGTCACCGAAGAGTGGAGCACCAACGGACAGCACGTCCCCGATTCGCTGA